AGCAAGTGTGGGAATTGCAGCAAATGAAGCTGTTGTTTTATCTTCTCTTTCAATCTTTATTATTGATATGCTAGCCGTTCAAATAACTGATTTATTTTTCTAAAAAATATGGAAACACAACCCATCATAACGATCAAAAATTTACATAAGTCTTTTGGGAAAAATACTATCCTAAAAGGAATCAATCTTAGGCTAAATAAAGGCGAAAATTTGGTTATTCTAGGCCGCTCGGGTTCTGGAAAATCAGTTACTATAAAATGTATAGTAGGGCTATTGGAACCCGATAAAGGAAGTATTAAAGTTTCAGGCAAAGAAATTACTAATTTAAAATATGATGAACTTAATAATTTAAGGGTTAAAATTGGTTTTATGTTTCAAAATGGAGCGTTATATGATTCGATGTCTATTAGGCAAAATTTGAAATTTACACTAAAACATCATACTCGCGATTTACCAGAAGATGCAATTGAATCTGAAATTATCGAAGCTCTAGAAAGTGTTGGATTACAAGAATCCATTGATAAAATGCCTGCAGAATTATCCGGTGGAATGCAAAAAAGAATTGCATTGGCCAGGGCAATTATAATCAAACCAGAAATTATTTTATATGATGAGCCAACATCTGGTTTAGACACTATTACATCAAGAGAAATTAGTGAATTGATACTAGATGTCCAAAAAAAATACAAAACAAGCTCTCTAATAATTACTCACGATATGGCTTGTGCAAAAATTACTGGGAATAGAATTTTAATTCTGAAAGAAGGAGAAATTATAGCAGAAGGAACCTACGCAGAATTGGAAAAAAGTAAAGACGAATGGGTACGTTCCTTTTTTATTTAATACACTAAAAAAATTGAATCATGAATAAAGAAACTGAATCAAATTGGAAATTAGGAATGTTTGTAGCAATAGGGTTACTATTATTTATCCTTATTATTTATTTTGTGGGAAAACAACAAAACTTGTTTGGATCCAACTTCCAGTTAAAATCAAAATTCAAAACAGTCAGCGGTTTAAAAATTGGCAACAATGTTCGTTTTTCTGGAATAAACGTGGGTACAGTCAGCGAAATCGAATTGGTAAATGATTCTAGCGTTGTTGTGGTTTTAACAATACAAGAAGAAGTCCAAAAGTATATTAAAACAGATGCTAGAGCCAGTATTGGTTCTGATGGTTTAGTAGGTGATAAGGTACTTACTATTTCTCCTGGAACTTCATCTAATAAAATCATTAAAGACAATGCTTTTATTAAATCAACAAGTCCAATAGAAATGGCGGACTTAATGAAAAGTGTAAAAACCAGTGTGGATAACGCAGAGATTATTACAGGTCAATTGGCACTGTTTACTTATAATATGAATAATGGTAATGGAACTTTGGCTAAATTAATGAATGACAAGGATTTTGCAAAAAAATTGGATGCGACAATGTCTAATCTTCAATCAGGATCAAAAGGATTAAGTGAAAACATGGAAGCTGCCAAACATAACTTTTTATTTAAAGGCTATTTTAATAAAAAAGAAAAAGAAGAAGCCAAAAAGAAAGAAGAGTTACAGAAGAAAGAAGAAACGAAAAAAAAGGAAGATTCGATCCATAAAAAATAGCTTTTTCTAATTTTAAAAGAATAAATGGAAATCATATAACTTATCTCAAAAGTTATATAAGTCATCATCTCCTGTATAAATACATCTTTGTAATATGATCCAACTACTAATAAAAATACAAAAATATGATAGATATAGCGAATAAATCAAAACAGGATGACCTTACAACTGAAAATCAGAAAGAAACCATTATTCTAAATAGTGCAGTTAAATATCGTGAAGAAACATTAGAATATAATAAATTAAGAAATCAAGTAGATCAAGAATATTATACTAAAGTTCACGGTTGTTCTGTAAAAGCTAAAGAATAATTCGCATAAAAATAAGAGCTAAAAATTTGGGAAATTTGATATCTTTATAAATATCTAAACTAGTATACTTGAGTTTCTTTTTAATTTATTCATATACTTTTTTCATCTACTTATTATATTCGAAAAAAATTAGCTACTATCCACCGTTTTTTCCAACTGTTCCATACTTGCTCAAATGAAATATCATTTTCTTTATAATGAGTCTTAAACATTGTTTTTGCAATAAAAATATTCTTTTGTTCTTTCAAAAGGCTCAAAAAATCATATTGCTCTTTGTGCAAATCATAAACTGCCAATTTGAATTTGTGCCTCAAAACCACACAATAACTTTCACTTTCAAATGGCAAGCTAGGATGCTTCTCATTTTTAAATTCGGAATAGTATTTTCTTACTGGAAATCGGAACTTAAATAAAGAACATATAGGCACCAATTTTAGTTCATCTTCTGGTGTATCAATCGTTGCTAATTGATAGTCTTCCTCGGCTTTCTCTTCAAAAAGGACTCCAATGGCATATTCAAATTGAGCCAGTTCAATCATGAAATCAATCCAATCTTCTTTGATATCCTCTTCGGCATCTGGTCTGTTGTTTTGAAGATAGTCTGAGAAATGGGTTCCCAAAAAAGACAAATTATAATTATGCGATGGTTTTGAAGCAAGATAATCATCGGCAAAAGCACAAAAAATAGCCTCGCCTAAAGCATATTCCAAAGCGCTAAATTGCTGTGACATGCAATTTCGCAAACGTGCAATATAACTCCGTTGGTAAATACCCAAATGTTCCTGAGCAGTCAATTTTTCAGAATGAGAAATCACATCTTCAATTGAAGTAGCATTTGATGTTTTCGAAAGTAAATCACTTGGATCCACTCCCGTTTGTTGATAAGGATCCAGTAAAAGTTGTTGCATCCATTGCTGAAAATCTTTCAATGGTATTTTGTCCGTTTTATCCATCATTGACATCTATAAAAATTTATCCATCGCAAATATATTCAATGGGTTTGAAACCTGTTCTTTATCAATAGACTGAACTTCATTTTCAACTCCAACAAATGCTGCGTCCATGTATTTCTTTGATTTAAGTAATTCGGAATGATACACATCAAAGGCTGGAATATTACCATCCCACTCCAATAAAACGGATGCTTCACCTACCAATTGATAAGCCTGCTGAAACAATTTCCATACCTGACTGGTTACTTCCCTATCGTGTGTATCGATAATATAATTGCCACAATTCTGATGTCCAGCCAAGTGCATTTGCACTATTTTATCATGTGGGATTCCGTTGATGTATTCCACCGGATCAAAATCATTATTAAACGAAGACACATACACATTGTTCACATCTAAGAGTAATCCGCAGCCCGTTTCTTCAGTCATTATTCGTAAAAACTCCCATTCCGGTAGGGTAGAATTATTAAAAGATGCATACGTGCTTGGGTTTTCTACAATCAGCGGTCGTTCTAAATAATCCTGCACCTGCGTGATTCGATTACAAACATGCTTCAATGATTCGTCATTTAGCGGAAGCGGCAGTAAATCGTGCGAATTGGTTGTTAAAACTCCTGTCCAGCACAAATGATCGCTAATCCAGGTTGGTTTTACCTCAGATGCGAGCTGCTTTAAACTCTTTAGGTAATCAAAATTTAGCGGATCGGTACTTCCTATAGACATAGAAACCCCGTGCATGACCACGGGGTATTTTTCTGCTATTTGCTGTAAGATATGTCTTGGTCGTCCATGCGAATCCATAAAATTCTCAGAAATAACTTCAAACCAGTCTACTTGCGGATTATTTTGAAGAATATGCTCAAAATGTTGACTTCTAAGTCCTAGACCCAATCCTAAATTGGGCAATCCAAGTCTACTTGCCATTGTTTTTCGAACAACAATTTGAAATAGTCTCAGGCAGTTTTTTTGCACTTTCCTCCTCCATCTTCAAAACTCTTTGCTCGGCAGCAGCTTTTCTATCTTTAGGATCGTTTATGTAGGAACAAGATCTTGAACCACTTTGTCCACAAGAAGAATAATCTATACCTGAAGTCCCACGAACTGTGTTTACATATTCATCACTTGGACCGTATTGTTGAGGAGCCACGCCAAATGACTCTCCACTTGCTTCTCTTTTTTCTTCAAAACGTGCTCTTGCCAATTGCCAAACACTAAGCCCTTTATTGGGGCCTTGTGCCATAAAACGAGAAGACAAAATAGGCACACCACAACTCCCTTGATAACGGCAATCATTTTCACCTGGATGACAAAGTTCTTCAGTAGTTCCAAAAATTCCGCAGCCTCCTTGTCCTTTACAGGCATTTAAAGTGTGACACGGATGACCAACTGCTGTTGAACAATCTCCTTTTCCGGCACAATCATTATTTCCTGAATATCCCGCATTTTTACATGAATTAAGTCCCATGCACACATGAAGCTCTCTAGTTACTAATTCTGACATCTTTTTTATTTTTATTAATGATTATGTGTATAAGGTGTACTTGGTACTTTTGGCATATCGGCTACAATACTGTAATCCAATCCTACATCTGGTAAAGAAGGGAAATAATTTTCGCTCTTAATTGCCCAGCCCCAATTAGTAGGATCTGCTTTCGCCAACTGATCAACCAAACTCATAATTTGAGCTTTTGGTCTCAAGAAACTTTTCTCAAATGGAAAAGGTTCAAATGTTAAAGCACCTTTATAAGCTTGATTACCTTTAGTATAGGTGTACTGATTGATTTGATTTCCTACACCACTCAAAAGCCAGATCATCGATTTATGAATACCATACATAAATAAGTCATATTGAGTACTCTCATCTTTATAATAACATGTTTCAATCATTAAAAGAATATAAGCAAAAACCGCATTCCCCAATTCCGAACAAAGTGCCAGTGCAACATTACTAGAAGCCTGGTAATCTGCTGTTTTAGGATTGGCATCTGTATCGTAAACAAAATAGCTAAAGAAATCATCTAAGCCTCTAATTTTACTAAACTTTTCCTGATAATGACCACCAAGACTATATGCTTCGAGGAATTTAGCAAAGTGTGCTACTTCTTTTCCTGTATCATCATAATCTCCTTCCCAAAACTCTACTTTGCCATCTATAACATCCATAGGTATTGGTATTTTATCCGCTCCCCAAATTAGAGTATGTTGTTTCTCCTTGCTTCTTCCTTCTCCTTGTTCTACAATGCGTTCCAAAGCATCAACTGCCGAATGGGCATCGTACACCCCAACTAGTCCTCCACTATCATCACCATTTGCAAATTGTGGATTGTGATCTCTGTCATAATGCACCGTATTCATTGAATTTTGAGAATAGAACGGTCTTGGACGTTCAGGGTTATCTGGAGGAAGCAATTGTGGTTTATAATTATATGGCCCTGGAAAGTCTTCTTTTACACATTCAATAATCATTTCATACAAACGACCAATCGTTTGATAATCAATTGTATTTAGTAATTGTTTCTCTGCATAAGGATCTACAAACGGTTCAGGACTTTCTATTTGCAAAAAGGTAGTCAATTGGTTCAACGATAATTTTGCAGCATTAATTTGAAATTCAGGAATATGCCCGTCCAATTGTGTTGGAAACGACAATATTTTTCCAATCCCCATAAGATCTGGAGGCATTTGACAAACAGCTTGTTTTACATTACATGCCAAAGCCAAGTGCAGCATTTCTTCGATAACAACACTCATAATTAAAGCGGCCGATTTATTTGAATAAACCAATACATCCAGCTTCAATTCTTGTGTTAATGCATCAATTTCTTCATCAGTTCGCTCACCGGATTGTGAAAGTTGCTTATGAATTTTGGCGTACAACTTATCTTGATCCTGTGCTCTGTTTATCGAATAATAAGTAGATAAATATGTTGGAATAGTAGCAAGCTCAAGCGCAATTGCCTGTTGCATTACCTCCTTGATATTCTCTTTTGTTACCGCATTAGAAAGTGTAAAAAGTTTTTTGGTTTTCATGGATTTAAAATTTGAAAGCAGACTAATATTTGTATAAGTATTTAGTCTGCCTTATTTTG
The Flavobacterium sp. 5 DNA segment above includes these coding regions:
- a CDS encoding ABC transporter ATP-binding protein, yielding METQPIITIKNLHKSFGKNTILKGINLRLNKGENLVILGRSGSGKSVTIKCIVGLLEPDKGSIKVSGKEITNLKYDELNNLRVKIGFMFQNGALYDSMSIRQNLKFTLKHHTRDLPEDAIESEIIEALESVGLQESIDKMPAELSGGMQKRIALARAIIIKPEIILYDEPTSGLDTITSREISELILDVQKKYKTSSLIITHDMACAKITGNRILILKEGEIIAEGTYAELEKSKDEWVRSFFI
- a CDS encoding MlaD family protein, translating into MNKETESNWKLGMFVAIGLLLFILIIYFVGKQQNLFGSNFQLKSKFKTVSGLKIGNNVRFSGINVGTVSEIELVNDSSVVVVLTIQEEVQKYIKTDARASIGSDGLVGDKVLTISPGTSSNKIIKDNAFIKSTSPIEMADLMKSVKTSVDNAEIITGQLALFTYNMNNGNGTLAKLMNDKDFAKKLDATMSNLQSGSKGLSENMEAAKHNFLFKGYFNKKEKEEAKKKEELQKKEETKKKEDSIHKK
- a CDS encoding ferritin-like domain-containing protein; protein product: MKTKKLFTLSNAVTKENIKEVMQQAIALELATIPTYLSTYYSINRAQDQDKLYAKIHKQLSQSGERTDEEIDALTQELKLDVLVYSNKSAALIMSVVIEEMLHLALACNVKQAVCQMPPDLMGIGKILSFPTQLDGHIPEFQINAAKLSLNQLTTFLQIESPEPFVDPYAEKQLLNTIDYQTIGRLYEMIIECVKEDFPGPYNYKPQLLPPDNPERPRPFYSQNSMNTVHYDRDHNPQFANGDDSGGLVGVYDAHSAVDALERIVEQGEGRSKEKQHTLIWGADKIPIPMDVIDGKVEFWEGDYDDTGKEVAHFAKFLEAYSLGGHYQEKFSKIRGLDDFFSYFVYDTDANPKTADYQASSNVALALCSELGNAVFAYILLMIETCYYKDESTQYDLFMYGIHKSMIWLLSGVGNQINQYTYTKGNQAYKGALTFEPFPFEKSFLRPKAQIMSLVDQLAKADPTNWGWAIKSENYFPSLPDVGLDYSIVADMPKVPSTPYTHNH
- a CDS encoding DNA-binding domain-containing protein; the protein is MMDKTDKIPLKDFQQWMQQLLLDPYQQTGVDPSDLLSKTSNATSIEDVISHSEKLTAQEHLGIYQRSYIARLRNCMSQQFSALEYALGEAIFCAFADDYLASKPSHNYNLSFLGTHFSDYLQNNRPDAEEDIKEDWIDFMIELAQFEYAIGVLFEEKAEEDYQLATIDTPEDELKLVPICSLFKFRFPVRKYYSEFKNEKHPSLPFESESYCVVLRHKFKLAVYDLHKEQYDFLSLLKEQKNIFIAKTMFKTHYKENDISFEQVWNSWKKRWIVANFFRI
- a CDS encoding DUF692 domain-containing protein translates to MASRLGLPNLGLGLGLRSQHFEHILQNNPQVDWFEVISENFMDSHGRPRHILQQIAEKYPVVMHGVSMSIGSTDPLNFDYLKSLKQLASEVKPTWISDHLCWTGVLTTNSHDLLPLPLNDESLKHVCNRITQVQDYLERPLIVENPSTYASFNNSTLPEWEFLRIMTEETGCGLLLDVNNVYVSSFNNDFDPVEYINGIPHDKIVQMHLAGHQNCGNYIIDTHDREVTSQVWKLFQQAYQLVGEASVLLEWDGNIPAFDVYHSELLKSKKYMDAAFVGVENEVQSIDKEQVSNPLNIFAMDKFL